From the genome of Pseudonocardia sp. EC080619-01:
AGGAAGCGACTCTCCGGAGGCCGACCCGGTCGACCCTCCCCTGCCCTGCCCTTCGAGGTCGCCCCTCCACCGAATCGCTTCCTGAGGAAGCGATTCTCCGGAATATAGGTCCGGCCGGTTCGGCAGGTCCGGCAGGTTCGGCAGGTCCGGCAGGTTCGGCAGGTCCGGCAGGTCCGGCAGGTCCGGCAGGTTCGGCAGGTCCGGCAGGCACCGCGTTCCGCGGAACGCGGCGGGTCCGGCCCGGCCGGTTCACCCGTGCAGGACCGCGGATCCCAGGACCCGGCAGGCCAGCAGGGCGACCTCGACGTCGACGCGCCCCTCGGCCAGCGGCCGTCCCAGCACCTCCTCGGCGCGGCGCACCCGGTACTGCACGGAGTTCCGGTGCAGGTGCAGCTCGGCGGCCGCGGCGGCGAGGCTGTTCCCGCCGCGCAGGTAGGCGTCGACGGTGTCGCGGAGGCGTTCGTGCTGCTCGTCGTCGGCGGCGAGGCCGCCCAGGGTCTCGCGGACCCAGGCTCCGAGCAGGTCGGCATCGGCGCCGAGGAGCAGCAGCGGGCCGAGGTCCGCGGGGGTGGTCACCGGCCGGCGGGCGTCGGGGGCCGCGGCCGTCACGACCGACTGCACCTGCCGGGCCCGGCGGTGCGAGCGGCGGAACCCGTCGAGGTCGCGGTCGGGGGTGCCGAGCGCGACGAGCACCCCCTCCGGCGCGGGCACGGCAGACGCACCGGCACTGGAGCCCGGGTCCGCGCAGGCGCCGGAGTTCGTGCCCGGGCCGGAGCCGGAGCCGGACGAGGCGTACCAGGCCCAGAGGGTCTCGCCGTCCGGTGCGACGACCAGCGGCGGCCGTAGGCACCCGAGCGCCTCGCCGACCGCGCCGACCGCCCGTTCCAGGGACCGGCCCGGATCGGTGGTGCCCGGCGCGGACCAGAACACGGCCGCGAGGTGGTCGCCGACGACCGGGTGCCCCAGTGCCGCCTCCACGTCGGCGACGGAGCCGCCCCGGCCGGCGAGGACGGCGTCGACCATGGCGAGCCGGGCCGCGTCGCGGCGGCGCACCCAGCCGTCCCGCTCGGCCTGGTGGACGGCGACCATCTCCTCCGAGACCCGGTCGACGTAGCCGAACGCCACGGCCGTCAGCTCCCGGACGGCAGTGGCGACCT
Proteins encoded in this window:
- a CDS encoding CdaR family transcriptional regulator, coding for MPPVTDLLARLARAARDDLGPLGAHVLTEIDAGLPELGRDPRVRELLVGTIEGSLDGALAVLTGGGDADDAPIPPSASGLARRLAQQGVPVTVLLRAYRLGQAAFQQVLIGRIAGSGLPDGEVATAVRELTAVAFGYVDRVSEEMVAVHQAERDGWVRRRDAARLAMVDAVLAGRGGSVADVEAALGHPVVGDHLAAVFWSAPGTTDPGRSLERAVGAVGEALGCLRPPLVVAPDGETLWAWYASSGSGSGPGTNSGACADPGSSAGASAVPAPEGVLVALGTPDRDLDGFRRSHRRARQVQSVVTAAAPDARRPVTTPADLGPLLLLGADADLLGAWVRETLGGLAADDEQHERLRDTVDAYLRGGNSLAAAAAELHLHRNSVQYRVRRAEEVLGRPLAEGRVDVEVALLACRVLGSAVLHG